The Candidatus Nanohalovita haloferacivicina genome has a window encoding:
- a CDS encoding AI-2E family transporter, translating into MNEKRGFLLLLIAVVGAIAGLMVKPFLPYIAGAAILAFVLRPLHKRIAPMTGQVASAGFLVFLAIFLAIVPMVLAASVVVDDAQDLSARIGDLETIDLSRIDSRLEQITGEDLNVEQNVREIIRKFSTISFGNVSQIFNVIANLAIGVSLMLFLLYYFIKDGDKLIEWMKDVFPLPHDIQDSLLERTNKTTWAVVKGHVLVAIAQGLVAGIGLYATGVPNPYFWTFVMTILAFLPIVGSFLIWGPAAVYLIMIDHVFEGMILFAYGLVVVGLTDNFLRPIVVDKSAELHPAVIIIGVLGGVYLFGAAGLFLGPIVLGVLRSTLVVFNNNYSEL; encoded by the coding sequence ATGAATGAAAAGAGAGGCTTCTTACTTCTTCTAATAGCAGTCGTAGGCGCGATCGCAGGCCTAATGGTGAAACCATTTTTGCCGTACATTGCCGGAGCTGCAATACTTGCGTTTGTTCTAAGGCCTCTCCACAAAAGAATAGCTCCAATGACAGGCCAGGTTGCTAGCGCAGGATTTCTGGTATTTCTGGCGATATTTCTCGCGATCGTACCTATGGTTCTGGCAGCAAGCGTGGTAGTTGACGATGCACAGGATCTATCAGCCAGAATAGGGGATCTTGAAACAATTGATCTCTCCCGAATAGACTCGAGGCTTGAACAGATAACAGGAGAAGATCTAAATGTAGAACAAAATGTCAGAGAAATAATCAGAAAATTCTCAACAATATCCTTTGGAAACGTATCCCAAATATTCAACGTAATCGCAAATCTTGCTATAGGAGTCTCACTGATGCTCTTCCTTCTCTACTACTTCATCAAAGACGGCGACAAACTCATAGAATGGATGAAAGACGTATTCCCGCTACCACACGACATCCAGGATAGCCTGCTGGAAAGAACAAACAAAACCACGTGGGCCGTAGTCAAAGGCCACGTACTCGTCGCCATCGCACAGGGACTCGTCGCAGGAATAGGCCTCTACGCCACAGGAGTACCAAACCCGTACTTCTGGACATTCGTCATGACAATCCTGGCATTCCTACCGATAGTAGGATCCTTCCTCATCTGGGGGCCTGCAGCAGTATACCTCATAATGATCGACCACGTATTCGAAGGAATGATACTATTCGCCTATGGACTGGTAGTAGTAGGCCTCACAGACAACTTCCTCCGGCCGATAGTCGTAGATAAATCCGCAGAACTCCATCCTGCAGTAATAATTATCGGAGTGCTTGGCGGAGTATACCTATTCGGAGCAGCAGGCCTCTTCCTGGGCCCAATAGTCCTGGGGGTTCTCAGATCAACTCTGGTAGTATTCAACAACAACTACAGCGAACTCTAG
- a CDS encoding tripartite tricarboxylate transporter permease, which translates to MTPCTLNPLARSNTNIGPEIIPIIILGTLAGTITGLTPGIHPNTVVFISLPYYLQSSIGLTIYLAFIISISVSHTFHDFLPAIFLHAPNATTALSTIPGAKAVKNGKGLKAFQKTAKGGLTAIIFILILSPVLLLGLETVYSIISPHMFYILFFFLIFAVINTEDIAKSLQLAAASGLLGIYSFNLPVNQNFVLIPVFTGLFAVPAMTTAIREDTELPEQEREFETDTTYFSGVIGALAGLIAGIVPGIGPAISTTFLTPISRKKDDFITALGGVNSSDIVTSLLALYIIGSPRSGASVAINQLTEISEGLMLKMTAVALISAILSYFICLKVSYSYVDIIQKIDYRKVTAATLLLLISITCLFTGLPGLLVLATASAIGFAARTHDQNAVVMSVLIIPALLMFAGTGVIM; encoded by the coding sequence ATTACACCCTGCACTTTAAATCCACTTGCCCGATCAAACACAAACATCGGCCCAGAAATAATACCAATAATTATACTAGGAACACTAGCAGGAACAATAACAGGCCTTACACCAGGAATACACCCCAACACAGTAGTATTCATAAGCCTGCCATACTATCTGCAATCGTCAATAGGCCTCACAATCTATCTAGCATTTATCATCTCAATCTCGGTCTCCCACACATTCCACGACTTCCTACCGGCAATATTTCTTCACGCCCCAAACGCAACTACAGCACTCTCCACAATACCGGGAGCAAAAGCAGTAAAAAATGGAAAAGGCCTCAAAGCATTCCAGAAAACAGCAAAAGGAGGCCTCACAGCAATAATATTCATACTGATCCTCTCACCAGTACTCCTTCTAGGCCTTGAAACAGTCTACTCGATTATAAGCCCGCACATGTTCTACATACTATTCTTCTTCCTGATATTTGCAGTAATCAACACGGAAGACATAGCAAAATCACTTCAGCTGGCGGCGGCATCAGGCCTGCTCGGAATCTACTCATTCAACCTGCCTGTCAACCAGAACTTTGTACTCATACCGGTATTCACAGGTCTCTTCGCAGTACCAGCCATGACAACAGCAATCAGAGAAGACACAGAACTACCTGAACAAGAAAGAGAATTTGAAACAGATACAACCTACTTCTCGGGGGTGATTGGTGCGCTAGCAGGCCTGATTGCAGGGATAGTACCCGGGATAGGCCCAGCGATCTCCACAACGTTCTTGACACCTATCTCAAGAAAAAAGGATGACTTCATCACCGCGCTTGGTGGAGTCAACTCTTCCGACATCGTAACTTCTCTGCTGGCACTCTATATTATAGGTTCTCCAAGGAGTGGGGCATCAGTTGCCATAAACCAGCTGACAGAAATTTCAGAAGGCCTGATGCTTAAAATGACTGCAGTGGCCCTGATCTCGGCAATTTTATCCTACTTCATCTGTCTGAAAGTATCCTACAGCTACGTTGACATAATCCAGAAAATAGACTACAGAAAGGTAACGGCCGCAACACTTCTACTTCTCATCTCTATAACCTGCCTGTTTACAGGCCTTCCTGGTCTACTGGTTCTCGCAACAGCCTCAGCAATAGGATTTGCCGCCAGAACACATGATCAGAATGCTGTAGTAATGTCGGTGCTGATAATTCCAGCCCTGCTTATGTTTGCTGGAACCGGAGTAATTATGTAA
- a CDS encoding nascent polypeptide-associated complex protein: MSKMMKQMGMDMEEIDADRVVVEIGDKKMVFENPQLSKISVQGQDMFQLQGDYSEEEDVSGEDVQLVMEKTGASEEEAKKALEDNDDVAGAVMDLQ; the protein is encoded by the coding sequence ATGTCTAAGATGATGAAGCAGATGGGCATGGATATGGAAGAGATCGATGCCGATCGCGTAGTAGTAGAAATCGGAGATAAGAAAATGGTTTTTGAGAACCCTCAGCTCTCCAAGATATCGGTTCAGGGCCAGGATATGTTCCAGCTTCAGGGAGATTACTCTGAAGAGGAAGATGTCAGCGGCGAGGACGTGCAGCTGGTTATGGAGAAGACCGGTGCTTCCGAGGAAGAAGCGAAGAAGGCCTTGGAAGATAATGACGATGTTGCAGGCGCAGTAATGGACCTGCAGTAA
- a CDS encoding protein translocase subunit SecF has translation MDLEKRFNNIYDDFDKYLKIPVAIILVALAILVANYAFTGEVVGKGLDFTGGTEVTYSVQGDFNTDDVESVFSEQGYSGVNALRLQTQSGNGSQLVVQIPPPSINDSDQAETIMQQGGYNATAESFSSISTAVSGQFFLQASIAFALAFMIMSLVIFAAFKDVVPSLAVIFAAAGDIIVALAGMALFNIQLTLGSFAALLMLIGYSVDTDIVLSTRVLKRERKSLRKRMWSSVKTGVTMSSGGIAGFTLLFIVSYLIVGPSELSNIAAVMLIGLLADMPLTWFGNAIILKKYVDGDFDNLEEMIKWK, from the coding sequence GTGGACCTCGAAAAAAGATTCAATAATATATACGACGACTTCGACAAATACCTGAAGATACCAGTAGCCATAATTCTTGTAGCACTGGCGATCCTGGTAGCGAACTATGCATTTACAGGAGAAGTCGTCGGCAAAGGCCTGGACTTTACAGGAGGTACCGAGGTCACATACAGCGTCCAGGGAGACTTCAACACGGACGACGTTGAATCAGTTTTCTCAGAACAGGGATATTCTGGAGTCAACGCTTTAAGACTGCAGACACAGAGCGGAAATGGCTCACAGCTTGTAGTACAGATTCCTCCACCAAGCATCAACGACTCTGATCAGGCCGAGACAATAATGCAGCAAGGAGGCTACAATGCAACAGCAGAAAGCTTCTCATCAATATCCACAGCAGTCTCAGGACAGTTCTTCCTGCAGGCCTCGATCGCATTCGCACTTGCATTCATGATAATGAGTTTGGTAATCTTCGCAGCATTCAAAGACGTAGTACCCTCTCTTGCAGTAATATTTGCAGCAGCAGGAGACATTATAGTAGCGCTAGCAGGAATGGCCTTGTTCAATATACAACTAACGCTCGGATCTTTCGCGGCACTACTGATGCTTATCGGATACTCGGTCGACACAGACATTGTACTATCAACAAGAGTCCTGAAGAGAGAAAGAAAGAGCCTGAGAAAAAGAATGTGGAGCTCCGTCAAAACAGGAGTAACAATGAGCTCAGGAGGAATAGCAGGATTCACACTACTATTCATAGTATCATACTTGATTGTAGGGCCTTCAGAGCTCTCAAATATTGCTGCAGTAATGCTTATCGGACTACTGGCGGATATGCCGCTAACATGGTTCGGAAACGCAATAATACTGAAGAAATACGTCGATGGAGACTTCGACAACCTTGAGGAGATGATAAAATGGAAGTAA